Proteins encoded within one genomic window of Edaphobacter lichenicola:
- a CDS encoding NifU family protein, which produces MANDGEFQEQVRQLGMLIAQFDELPDSDAKVAGRELVQLLMEVHGRGLERAMEIVFDAGNFAPGIVDKMGQDPIVGNLLLLYSLHPDEFETRVQKAIERMRPRLRKLSCTVELEGVHEGAVRVRLSTSGHSCGSSTNDLRSIVEDGMYEFAPDVTSLEVLGLEESTPAGFVTLESLMGQRLAGVGATGNPLERDGVD; this is translated from the coding sequence GTGGCTAACGACGGAGAGTTCCAGGAACAAGTCCGGCAGTTGGGTATGTTGATCGCACAATTTGACGAGCTGCCGGATAGCGACGCAAAGGTTGCGGGAAGGGAGCTGGTGCAGCTTCTTATGGAGGTGCATGGGAGAGGCCTGGAGCGGGCGATGGAGATTGTCTTCGATGCCGGAAATTTTGCCCCGGGGATCGTCGACAAGATGGGGCAGGACCCAATCGTTGGCAACCTGTTGCTGCTCTACTCCCTTCATCCGGACGAGTTCGAAACTCGCGTACAAAAAGCAATAGAGCGTATGCGTCCTCGTCTACGCAAACTCTCCTGCACGGTTGAGCTCGAGGGCGTGCACGAAGGTGCCGTTCGTGTCCGTCTGTCGACTTCGGGCCACAGCTGCGGATCTTCTACGAACGATCTGCGGTCGATTGTGGAGGATGGGATGTATGAGTTTGCGCCGGACGTGACGTCGCTGGAAGTTCTGGGACTGGAGGAGTCAACGCCTGCAGGCTTTGTCACACTGGAAAGCTTAATGGGTCAGC